From Caldicellulosiruptor hydrothermalis 108, a single genomic window includes:
- a CDS encoding hemolysin XhlA family protein, whose protein sequence is MNSEQVIQEILERLTRIETKLDDYNKVREKIDNANSQLQIHEEKIKHVEGRVSNIEANNKWLWRTVVGAIITLLMSIIATFIKK, encoded by the coding sequence ATGAACAGCGAGCAGGTGATACAAGAAATCCTTGAACGCTTAACAAGGATAGAAACAAAGCTTGATGACTATAATAAAGTACGAGAAAAGATTGATAACGCTAATTCGCAGCTACAAATACACGAAGAGAAGATTAAGCATGTAGAAGGGAGAGTATCGAACATCGAAGCAAACAATAAATGGCTCTGGCGGACAGTCGTCGGAGCCATTATTACTTTGTTGATGAGTATAATTGCTACGTTTATAAAAAAATAA
- a CDS encoding N-acetylmuramoyl-L-alanine amidase family protein yields the protein MKICIDPGHGGSDPGAVANGLKEKDLTLQISLEVAKLLKAAGHQVILTRDKDIYVPLNIKRTPACDISVSIHINAGSGQGVEVWHALYNKPQQSKMLASYVLQFILKSVPALKNRGLKNKKSIHGNWDYYFMLRCAKGIPILVECGFIDSSDAKILKTRWKDIAKGIANGILEFIKAGGVKQ from the coding sequence GTGAAAATCTGTATAGACCCCGGCCATGGCGGTTCTGACCCGGGAGCTGTGGCAAATGGGCTTAAAGAGAAAGATTTGACTCTACAGATTAGCTTAGAAGTTGCAAAATTGCTAAAAGCTGCAGGACATCAAGTCATACTCACAAGGGACAAGGATATTTATGTTCCTTTGAATATCAAACGAACTCCAGCTTGCGATATATCAGTATCAATTCATATCAATGCAGGTAGCGGGCAAGGTGTTGAAGTTTGGCATGCTCTTTACAATAAGCCTCAACAATCAAAAATGTTAGCAAGTTATGTTCTGCAGTTTATACTGAAATCTGTGCCAGCGCTTAAGAACAGAGGTTTAAAAAACAAAAAGAGTATTCATGGAAACTGGGATTATTACTTCATGCTGAGATGTGCAAAGGGTATTCCGATTCTTGTTGAATGTGGTTTTATTGACTCAAGCGATGCTAAAATACTAAAAACAAGATGGAAAGACATTGCAAAAGGTATAGCAAATGGTATTTTAGAATTTATTAAAGCAGGGGGCGTTAAGCAATGA
- a CDS encoding phage holin, LLH family: MREAVMQAFVYILQALIVIVGGYIIAYLKAKVGQQKLNIVLKVAEQVVKATEQIYANVKGAGNNKKELAVKFLMDRFKLTEKEAEMFVEAAVRELKVLELEATKDIKQQ, translated from the coding sequence ATGAGAGAAGCAGTAATGCAGGCTTTTGTTTATATATTGCAAGCTCTGATAGTTATTGTTGGTGGTTACATTATAGCGTATCTGAAAGCAAAAGTAGGGCAACAAAAACTAAACATTGTTCTCAAAGTAGCTGAACAAGTTGTTAAAGCAACAGAGCAGATTTATGCAAACGTCAAAGGCGCTGGAAATAACAAAAAAGAACTTGCTGTTAAGTTCTTAATGGACAGGTTCAAGTTAACCGAGAAAGAGGCTGAAATGTTTGTTGAAGCAGCGGTAAGAGAGCTTAAAGTTTTAGAGCTTGAAGCTACTAAGGATATAAAACAGCAATGA
- a CDS encoding alpha-glucosidase/alpha-galactosidase translates to MLNTTSEQQKQINIAYIGGGSRGWAWRLMTDLALEKDLGGTVRLYDIDFEAAKTNEVIGNKLSSKPEVVGKWQYVAVKSLDEALYGADFVIISILPGTFEEMYSDVHAPEKYGIYQSVGDTTGPGGLIRGLRTVPMYVEFAEAIKRNCPDAWVINYTNPMAICLKALYEVFPKIKAFGCCHEVFGTQKLLTEVVKEFLGEEREISRREIKVNVLGINHFTWFDKASYKTHDLFPLYKEFVNKYYEEGFEKTKGLWEKDYFASANRVKFDLFKRFGLIAAAGDRHLAEFVPYIYLTDKETVYKWKFNLTPVEWRIKHREELIKLSKEYASDQKEVPLNPSGEEGVMQMKAILGLDTLVTNVNLPNMGQIPNLPIGAIVETNAVFTHDDVRPVYAGKLPSDLASIMTRHISNQELIVKAALEKDLNLAKRAFLNDPAVERLPQSKAEQLFEEMISNTKKYLAYLGL, encoded by the coding sequence ATGTTGAATACCACATCAGAACAACAAAAACAAATCAATATAGCATACATTGGTGGGGGGTCACGTGGCTGGGCATGGAGATTGATGACTGATTTAGCTTTAGAGAAGGACCTGGGTGGTACTGTGAGACTTTACGACATTGACTTTGAAGCTGCTAAGACCAACGAAGTAATAGGCAATAAACTATCAAGCAAACCTGAAGTAGTAGGGAAGTGGCAATATGTTGCTGTAAAGAGTTTGGATGAAGCTTTATATGGTGCAGATTTTGTTATCATTTCAATTTTGCCTGGGACTTTTGAAGAGATGTATTCAGATGTCCATGCACCTGAGAAATATGGTATATACCAGTCTGTAGGTGACACAACAGGACCAGGTGGTCTTATCAGAGGACTTAGGACTGTTCCTATGTATGTTGAATTTGCAGAAGCTATAAAGAGAAATTGTCCAGATGCTTGGGTTATCAATTACACAAATCCAATGGCTATATGCTTAAAAGCCCTATATGAGGTATTTCCTAAAATAAAAGCTTTTGGCTGCTGTCATGAAGTTTTTGGTACACAGAAGCTTTTGACAGAGGTTGTAAAAGAATTTTTAGGAGAAGAAAGAGAAATCTCAAGAAGAGAAATCAAGGTGAATGTTCTTGGTATAAATCATTTTACGTGGTTTGACAAAGCATCATACAAAACTCATGATTTATTCCCTCTTTACAAAGAATTCGTGAACAAATACTATGAAGAAGGTTTTGAAAAAACAAAAGGATTGTGGGAAAAAGATTATTTTGCTTCTGCAAATAGAGTAAAGTTTGACTTATTTAAACGCTTTGGACTTATCGCTGCAGCAGGTGATAGACACTTGGCTGAATTTGTTCCTTACATTTATCTTACAGACAAAGAGACAGTTTATAAATGGAAATTCAACTTGACACCTGTTGAATGGAGAATTAAGCACAGAGAAGAGTTGATTAAACTTAGCAAAGAATACGCATCTGACCAAAAAGAAGTTCCATTGAATCCTTCTGGAGAAGAAGGAGTCATGCAGATGAAAGCTATTTTAGGTTTGGATACGTTGGTGACAAACGTGAATTTGCCAAATATGGGTCAAATACCAAACCTTCCGATAGGTGCTATAGTTGAGACAAATGCAGTATTCACACATGATGACGTCAGACCAGTTTATGCAGGAAAGCTGCCTTCAGATTTGGCAAGCATAATGACAAGGCATATCAGCAATCAAGAACTTATAGTTAAAGCGGCTTTAGAAAAGGATTTGAACCTTGCAAAAAGAGCATTCTTGAATGACCCTGCAGTTGAAAGACTACCGCAGAGCAAAGCTGAGCAGCTTTTTGAGGAGATGATAAGTAACACTAAAAAGTATTTGGCATATTTAGGCTTGTAA
- a CDS encoding DnaB-like helicase N-terminal domain-containing protein, translating to MLWDIITVTEELKKRNFLEIVGGQEYLTNIMLNVPTTANVMYYTKLVKQKSILRETIKKSKLLLNTLQTGDIKQAKHILLNLTNETSFIENEQYGSIKVLTISEAAENDRRQGTHLWLVQNFIPEKGARY from the coding sequence ATCCTGTGGGATATTATCACAGTTACAGAAGAACTAAAAAAGAGAAATTTTTTAGAAATTGTTGGTGGACAGGAGTATTTAACTAATATCATGCTTAATGTACCCACAACAGCTAATGTAATGTATTACACAAAACTTGTAAAACAAAAATCAATCTTAAGGGAAACAATAAAGAAAAGTAAATTACTTTTGAACACGTTACAAACTGGCGATATCAAGCAAGCTAAGCATATTTTGTTGAATTTGACAAATGAAACAAGTTTTATCGAGAACGAACAATATGGAAGTATCAAGGTTCTGACTATTTCTGAAGCTGCAGAAAATGATAGACGGCAAGGAACACATCTTTGGCTTGTACAAAATTTTATCCCAGAAAAAGGGGCTCGTTATTAG
- a CDS encoding DnaB-like helicase N-terminal domain-containing protein → MEEIFNMPNSNLYSLEAEEAVVGSMIINQDVIQEVEKVLSKEDFYNANLGIIFETIISLYKSKNPVGYYHSYRRTKKEKFFRNCWWTGVFN, encoded by the coding sequence ATGGAAGAAATATTTAATATGCCAAATTCAAACTTGTATTCCTTAGAAGCAGAAGAAGCAGTTGTCGGTTCGATGATAATTAACCAAGATGTGATACAGGAAGTTGAAAAAGTTTTAAGCAAAGAAGATTTTTATAATGCTAATCTTGGTATAATTTTTGAAACAATTATAAGCCTTTACAAAAGCAAAAATCCTGTGGGATATTATCACAGTTACAGAAGAACTAAAAAAGAGAAATTTTTTAGAAATTGTTGGTGGACAGGAGTATTTAACTAA
- a CDS encoding MerR family transcriptional regulator, translating to MEIYNPQPQKEKIEKLTISIKEAAQILGISYNVMLTLVHRKDFPKILAGQR from the coding sequence ATGGAAATCTACAATCCCCAACCACAAAAAGAAAAGATTGAGAAACTCACCATAAGCATTAAAGAAGCTGCTCAAATACTGGGAATTTCCTATAATGTTATGCTCACTTTGGTACACCGCAAAGACTTTCCCAAAATCTTAGCTGGGCAGCGATGA
- a CDS encoding helix-turn-helix domain-containing protein, giving the protein MEENIFAVRLKELREEANLTQNELAEKLGIGRATLSNYELGVRKPDIDTLQKIAMYFDVSSDYLLGISSIKKRDFLNSLGKITKEENIKELKDFFKNKENVKAYFEYIVSLFEPLLKVISIYEDEKILVDKYDEIKKNFLELFMPILDMLEALLIISYKKSYPFILNTNVFDDALSFLKDKKSKFFIFDIPTLINETHEIVKMFVEQLSGKSKAISDNSYALYNFFYENITDLQEKLLMTVGVLWQISQNEDLKSIKEGESDGSQNT; this is encoded by the coding sequence ATGGAAGAAAATATTTTTGCTGTGCGTTTAAAAGAGTTGCGTGAAGAAGCAAATTTAACTCAAAACGAATTAGCAGAAAAGCTTGGTATAGGAAGAGCTACTTTAAGTAATTATGAACTTGGCGTGAGAAAGCCAGATATTGATACTTTGCAAAAAATAGCTATGTATTTTGATGTTTCAAGCGATTATCTTCTTGGAATTTCCTCAATAAAGAAAAGAGATTTTTTAAATTCATTGGGAAAAATTACAAAAGAGGAAAACATTAAAGAACTGAAAGACTTTTTTAAGAATAAGGAAAACGTAAAAGCTTATTTTGAATATATAGTTTCATTGTTTGAACCTTTATTAAAAGTAATTTCTATTTATGAAGACGAAAAAATTTTAGTTGATAAATATGATGAAATAAAGAAAAACTTTTTAGAGCTTTTTATGCCAATTTTGGATATGTTAGAGGCTTTATTAATAATTTCTTATAAAAAGAGTTATCCTTTTATACTAAACACAAATGTATTTGATGATGCGCTTTCGTTTTTAAAAGATAAAAAATCAAAATTTTTCATTTTTGATATACCAACATTGATTAACGAAACACACGAAATAGTAAAGATGTTTGTAGAACAGTTGAGTGGTAAGTCAAAAGCAATTTCAGATAATAGTTATGCACTATACAATTTTTTCTATGAAAATATTACAGATTTACAAGAAAAACTACTAATGACTGTAGGAGTACTTTGGCAAATTTCCCAAAATGAAGATTTAAAATCTATTAAAGAGGGTGAATCTGATGGAAGCCAGAATACCTAA
- a CDS encoding ISNCY-like element ISCahy1 family transposase, giving the protein MFNTKPKQLSFIDLFSHLKALALYKPESLLGLFNKFIDLSHYIPSSFYNAYYKYFGKHRYFSLESMLCCFLVQKLLKLNTLTQLRAVLLNSFELRSFCNLHGNVPSISTLSRFRKIFASEIHKLFQNISIHAHNISIQQCPQDSSILIFDTTGIVPKVRENNPKFIHLLLKNTSKANPELPSEKVYSLVYSSLPKTANANSNIRLMFVNGHFCWALKFAVITNALGIPLALVPLFNYDSPSSDPQEAKAISDSKGLIPSLETLFSYIPKNFSTFIADSALDSHNIYSTLKNTFNFSKIVIPLNTRASKNTTPTSDPNIVISEDGIPICKKFNKPFKPEGKCQGKNRSLRLKWTCPMSQYKDGKRICSCPQPCTTSKSGRMFYTYPDNFRSFPGINRNSQEFFDLYKKRVAVEQTIYHLKSYMGSDTISTYDHISIFSDFLLSAITFSLLFILAHNIKLYCSKLTIKKLNKLKKLIA; this is encoded by the coding sequence ATGTTCAACACCAAACCTAAACAACTTTCTTTCATAGACCTATTCTCCCACCTAAAGGCTTTGGCTCTCTACAAGCCTGAAAGCCTCTTGGGCTTGTTCAATAAATTCATTGACTTGTCACATTATATACCTTCTTCTTTCTACAATGCCTACTACAAATATTTCGGTAAGCATAGATACTTCTCTTTAGAATCTATGCTTTGTTGCTTCCTCGTCCAAAAATTGCTCAAACTCAATACTTTAACTCAGCTTCGTGCTGTCTTACTCAACTCATTCGAACTTCGCTCATTTTGTAATCTTCATGGCAATGTCCCTTCTATCTCTACTCTCTCTCGCTTTAGAAAAATATTTGCAAGTGAAATCCATAAACTTTTTCAAAATATCTCTATCCATGCACATAATATTTCCATCCAACAATGCCCTCAAGATTCTTCAATCTTAATCTTCGACACAACAGGTATTGTCCCAAAGGTTCGTGAAAACAATCCTAAATTCATTCATCTACTGCTGAAAAATACCTCAAAAGCTAACCCTGAACTTCCCTCTGAAAAAGTCTACTCTCTCGTTTATTCTTCTTTGCCTAAAACTGCTAACGCTAATTCTAACATCCGTCTTATGTTTGTAAATGGCCATTTCTGCTGGGCTTTAAAATTTGCAGTCATTACCAACGCTCTCGGTATCCCTTTAGCTTTAGTACCTCTGTTTAACTATGATTCCCCTTCCTCTGACCCACAAGAAGCAAAAGCTATCTCCGACTCTAAAGGTTTAATTCCTTCGCTCGAAACTTTATTCTCTTATATCCCCAAAAATTTCTCCACTTTCATCGCCGACAGTGCTTTGGATTCCCACAACATATACTCCACTTTAAAAAATACCTTTAACTTCTCCAAAATCGTTATTCCACTAAATACAAGAGCTTCTAAAAATACTACACCTACATCAGACCCCAATATCGTTATTTCTGAAGATGGTATCCCTATCTGCAAAAAGTTCAACAAACCTTTTAAACCCGAAGGCAAATGTCAGGGTAAAAATCGCTCTTTGCGCCTTAAATGGACTTGCCCTATGTCACAATACAAAGATGGCAAACGCATCTGCTCTTGCCCTCAGCCTTGTACTACCTCTAAATCGGGTAGAATGTTCTATACATACCCAGATAACTTTCGCTCTTTCCCAGGTATCAACAGAAATTCACAAGAGTTTTTTGACCTCTACAAAAAACGTGTCGCTGTAGAGCAGACTATTTACCACCTGAAATCCTACATGGGCTCTGATACTATCTCTACTTATGACCATATTTCTATTTTCTCTGATTTCTTGCTATCTGCCATTACTTTCTCGCTCTTGTTTATTCTCGCTCACAATATCAAACTCTATTGCTCTAAATTGACTATCAAAAAACTTAACAAGCTCAAAAAACTTATCGCTTAA
- a CDS encoding Uma2 family endonuclease, with the protein MKLLIFVICLLLIIFVGIDNIWFSLLFSFCILIVFHVSIGAFYLQSPPILQTPNVILVEEEQDERQATNVVQPDISIICDKKKLTERGCVGAPEMIIEVVSEYNPSHDYVRKLNLYNQFKVKEYWIVNPNNQTILIYRLKDNEDYLPPEAYTFNDKVKVGIFEDLIIDFA; encoded by the coding sequence TTGAAGTTGTTAATTTTTGTCATATGTTTGTTGCTGATTATTTTTGTTGGTATTGATAATATTTGGTTTTCACTTCTCTTTTCTTTTTGTATCTTGATTGTATTTCATGTTAGTATTGGTGCCTTTTACCTTCAATCACCACCTATTTTGCAAACGCCTAATGTTATCTTAGTAGAGGAAGAGCAAGATGAAAGACAAGCAACAAACGTTGTACAGCCTGATATCTCAATTATCTGCGACAAGAAAAAACTCACTGAAAGAGGCTGTGTTGGAGCTCCTGAGATGATAATTGAGGTTGTATCAGAATATAATCCCTCTCACGATTATGTGAGAAAGCTAAACCTGTATAATCAATTTAAAGTCAAGGAATATTGGATTGTGAACCCTAATAACCAAACAATACTTATATACAGGCTCAAAGACAATGAAGATTACCTGCCACCAGAAGCTTACACTTTCAATGACAAGGTCAAGGTTGGTATTTTTGAAGACCTTATAATAGACTTTGCTTAA
- a CDS encoding FmdB family zinc ribbon protein — protein MFYTFVCNSCQEVFEIRASISEISNGLKISCPKCASSDVTRDYSKINIGLSAGSGAKNSSCSYCSGSRGCCGS, from the coding sequence ATGTTTTACACATTCGTTTGCAACAGCTGCCAAGAAGTTTTTGAAATAAGAGCGTCCATTTCAGAAATCTCGAACGGTCTTAAAATCAGTTGTCCAAAATGTGCGTCAAGTGACGTCACAAGAGATTATTCAAAAATAAACATTGGGCTATCTGCAGGAAGTGGTGCAAAAAACAGCAGCTGCAGCTACTGTTCAGGTTCAAGAGGTTGTTGTGGAAGTTAA
- a CDS encoding ferritin yields MRSEKILEMLNEQLNRELFSAYFYTAMEAYFASQNLDGFANFFMVQTKEELDHARLIFDYINKIGGRVILKELKQPKIDYSSPTEVFELALSHERFITSSIHEIAKAALEEKDLTTHNFLQWFINEQAEEEETMDKILRKLKFIKEDPSGLLFLDKELSTRVYTPPSILQEN; encoded by the coding sequence ATGAGAAGTGAAAAAATCCTTGAGATGTTAAATGAACAGTTAAACAGAGAACTATTCTCAGCATACTTTTATACAGCAATGGAAGCGTATTTTGCTTCACAAAATTTAGATGGTTTTGCTAACTTTTTTATGGTCCAGACAAAAGAAGAGCTTGATCATGCAAGATTGATATTTGACTATATAAACAAAATAGGTGGAAGAGTAATTTTAAAAGAGTTAAAACAGCCAAAAATAGATTATTCTTCACCTACAGAAGTTTTTGAACTTGCACTTTCACATGAACGGTTTATAACCTCATCCATCCATGAGATTGCAAAGGCAGCTTTAGAGGAAAAAGACCTTACTACCCACAACTTTTTGCAATGGTTTATAAACGAACAAGCTGAGGAAGAAGAAACAATGGACAAGATTTTGAGGAAGCTGAAATTCATAAAAGAAGACCCAAGCGGACTTCTGTTTTTGGACAAAGAACTTTCAACAAGAGTGTACACACCGCCATCTATTCTGCAGGAAAATTAG
- a CDS encoding ISNCY family transposase: MSNFIKTQKQKFLKILMTIEKVIKALGLKIKSSRRGRPKKFKLSHIIACFVYKVKNKINSFRELEYKINEDEEFKKAIGIEKSPDHSYFSKWAKVIEEGYIEGIARILVREIVPQTKVCAIDSTPLRSSRGDKEAEVGVCVSLGFYNGYKLHVLATVEDEVIPIVWWLTRANIHDSKVVELLYEAKIFGPEVILADAGYDCAKWFEVADRLEIKFVAAVNKRNSKDFSNVKNILRVKNMEFLRSEEGQRLYKQRTKIERLFGKLKGEYNLEQIRLRGFRTYKRHVDWIMITYLIEVYIQKIENCKFSFKYTWNNL, encoded by the coding sequence ATGTCTAATTTTATTAAAACACAAAAACAAAAATTTTTAAAGATACTTATGACAATTGAGAAAGTAATAAAAGCCCTGGGATTAAAGATAAAGAGCAGCAGGAGAGGAAGACCGAAGAAATTTAAGCTAAGCCATATAATAGCTTGTTTTGTTTACAAAGTCAAAAACAAGATAAACAGCTTCAGGGAATTAGAATACAAGATAAATGAAGATGAAGAATTTAAAAAGGCTATAGGGATAGAGAAGAGCCCTGATCATTCATATTTTTCGAAATGGGCAAAGGTAATTGAAGAAGGGTATATAGAAGGGATAGCAAGAATTTTAGTGAGAGAAATAGTTCCGCAGACAAAAGTTTGTGCTATAGATTCCACACCTTTGAGAAGCTCGAGGGGTGACAAAGAGGCAGAAGTAGGAGTATGTGTTAGTTTAGGTTTTTACAATGGGTATAAATTACATGTGTTGGCAACAGTTGAAGATGAGGTTATACCTATAGTATGGTGGTTGACACGTGCAAATATCCATGACAGTAAAGTAGTAGAACTTTTGTATGAAGCTAAGATATTTGGACCTGAAGTAATATTAGCGGATGCAGGTTATGATTGTGCGAAGTGGTTTGAGGTGGCAGATAGACTTGAGATAAAGTTTGTAGCGGCGGTAAATAAGAGAAATAGTAAGGATTTTAGTAATGTAAAAAATATTTTGAGGGTAAAAAATATGGAATTTTTAAGAAGTGAGGAAGGACAAAGGTTATATAAGCAAAGGACAAAAATTGAAAGATTATTTGGGAAGTTAAAAGGAGAATACAATTTAGAACAAATAAGGTTAAGAGGTTTTAGAACATATAAGAGGCATGTGGACTGGATAATGATTACTTATTTGATAGAGGTCTATATTCAAAAAATTGAAAACTGTAAATTTTCTTTTAAATACACGTGGAATAATTTATAG
- a CDS encoding Rossmann-like and DUF2520 domain-containing protein produces the protein MKIGFYGASRAGISLALYFKEYGLEITGFYNRTYEKATKASSMTKTQVFENPEDLVEASDVIFIAISDTFIEEVSNNLYSLHLSQKVIGHLSGALASDAIKTECRGKFSLHPIQTLRGQPEDVQLLKKAVFSLEGDDEGKKIAKIILQKIGNKYIELKKEDKVVYHLAATVASNYLIALLNFSYLLYKKIGLEDEVIFSIIKPLSFASLENFLKDRLNCLTGPAARGDVLTLQKHYNALPDEKKTTFLELLKLAADLIFEKGDEDVYEKLQQFINYVRW, from the coding sequence GTGAAAATAGGCTTTTATGGGGCTTCAAGAGCCGGCATTTCTCTTGCGCTTTATTTCAAGGAGTATGGGCTTGAGATTACAGGGTTTTATAACAGAACATATGAAAAAGCCACAAAAGCTTCTTCCATGACAAAAACGCAGGTATTTGAAAATCCTGAAGATCTTGTAGAGGCTTCTGATGTGATTTTTATAGCTATTTCTGATACATTTATAGAAGAAGTTTCCAACAATCTTTATTCGCTGCATTTGTCACAAAAAGTGATTGGACACTTATCAGGTGCACTTGCATCTGATGCTATTAAAACCGAATGCAGAGGAAAATTTTCTCTTCATCCTATTCAGACACTGAGAGGGCAGCCTGAAGATGTCCAGCTCTTAAAAAAAGCGGTGTTTTCTTTAGAAGGCGATGATGAAGGTAAAAAGATTGCTAAGATAATTTTGCAGAAAATAGGGAATAAATATATAGAGCTCAAAAAAGAGGACAAAGTAGTTTATCATCTTGCAGCAACAGTTGCTTCAAATTACCTTATAGCTCTTTTGAACTTTTCGTATTTGCTTTATAAAAAAATTGGACTTGAAGATGAGGTCATTTTTTCTATAATAAAGCCTCTTTCTTTTGCATCACTTGAAAATTTTTTAAAGGATAGACTTAACTGTTTGACAGGACCTGCCGCAAGAGGCGATGTTTTGACACTTCAAAAACACTACAATGCTTTGCCAGATGAAAAGAAAACTACTTTTTTAGAACTTTTAAAGCTTGCGGCAGATCTGATATTTGAGAAGGGCGATGAAGATGTCTACGAAAAACTTCAACAATTTATAAATTATGTAAGGTGGTGA
- the panB gene encoding 3-methyl-2-oxobutanoate hydroxymethyltransferase, producing the protein MNKVTTKTLFEKKQKGEKITMLTAYDYTFAKIFDSCSVDILLVGDSLGMVILGYDSTIPVTMDDMEHHVRAVSRGAKYSMVVADMPFLSYHTTTEDAVKNAGRLIRAGAYAVKMEGCDDVYDKIEAVIKAQIPVMGHLGLTPQSVNIFGGYDLRAKEEAEAKKLVEDAKKLEKAGVFAIVLEKVPAHVAKQVQESVKVPVIGIGAGPYCDGQVLVCYDMLGMYEDFKPKFVKRYAEVGNIIKDAVTRYIEEVKKGEFPGKEHSY; encoded by the coding sequence ATGAACAAGGTGACAACCAAGACGCTTTTTGAAAAAAAGCAAAAGGGCGAAAAGATCACCATGCTTACTGCTTACGACTACACATTCGCAAAGATATTTGACAGCTGCTCTGTAGATATCCTGCTTGTTGGCGATTCGCTTGGTATGGTGATCCTTGGCTATGACTCTACAATTCCGGTCACAATGGATGATATGGAGCACCATGTCAGAGCTGTTAGCAGAGGAGCAAAGTATTCTATGGTGGTTGCTGACATGCCGTTTTTGTCATACCACACCACAACAGAAGATGCCGTGAAAAATGCAGGAAGGTTAATTCGTGCAGGTGCTTATGCAGTCAAGATGGAAGGCTGCGACGATGTATATGATAAGATAGAAGCTGTCATAAAAGCTCAGATACCTGTAATGGGACATTTGGGACTGACACCTCAGTCTGTCAACATCTTTGGTGGCTATGACCTTCGCGCAAAGGAGGAAGCTGAAGCAAAAAAACTTGTGGAAGATGCTAAAAAGCTTGAGAAAGCTGGGGTATTTGCAATTGTGCTTGAAAAGGTGCCAGCTCATGTTGCAAAACAGGTTCAAGAGAGCGTTAAAGTGCCTGTAATTGGGATAGGGGCAGGACCATACTGTGATGGTCAGGTGCTTGTGTGCTATGATATGCTTGGCATGTATGAAGATTTCAAGCCAAAGTTTGTAAAAAGATATGCTGAAGTGGGGAATATAATCAAAGATGCTGTGACAAGATACATTGAAGAGGTCAAAAAAGGAGAATTTCCAGGAAAGGAGCACAGCTACTGA